GTCCACAGCCACCACGACGTATTTCACACCCCCCTTTGCTTTGGGCAACTCTCCAAtgagatcaattccccacatggcaaaaggCCAGGGACTCGCCAACTAGGTAATGGTAGATGCCGGGGCATTGGAATAGTTGGCGAATCGCTGGCAATGATCACAAGCCCGGACAAAATTGAAAGCATCTTCTTTCATAGTCGGTCAGTAATATCCTTGTCTGAGCACTTTTAATGCCAAGGAaccaccccccgagtgattgccacaaatcccTTCGTGCACCTCTCTGAGAATATAATTTCCTTCTTTCATATCCACACAACGTAACAGTGGCTGGTTAAATCCTCTCTTGAATAGTACCCCGTCATATTCGACATACTTTGCGGCCTGGTAACGAAGGCGTCGAACCTGTAGTTTGTCTTCTGGTACAGCTCCTGTTTGAATATAGTTATGAATGGGGGTCATCCAACTTTCTTGTGGGATTTCTTGCATCTGAAACACCTCCACCTCTGGGATACTTGGGATTTCTTGGATTCCCAAAGGGATTTGTCCAAGTTGAATGCTGTCCATCTGTGACCCCATCTTGGCCAAAGCATCCGCATTACTATTTTCTTCTCGCGGAACGCTTTCTAGCCTGGCATTTGAAATTTTTTTCAGTAGGCGTTGCGCACATCTCATATATAGCTCTGTTCGTGGTCCCCGGGCTTGGAAACCTCCGTTGACCTGGTTCACAACTAATTCGGAATCGCTCAGAACTATCAGATTCACGGCCCCTACCTCCAGAGCTAATTTCAGACCGTTGATCAAGgcttcatactcagcatcattgttaGTAGCATATAACTTGAAATGGATAGCACTCATCAAACGGTGTCCCTCCGGAGTGATCAAGACAATTCCGACACCTGATCCATTGTTGTTCACGGCCCCTTCCACATGTAATATCCACCAAGGGTGTGGGAGTTCTTGCCTCTTTTCATCCCAATGACTTCCTTGTGAGGTTGGTTTTGCCAATACTATGGCCTTATCATCGACTTCTGCATCGAACTCAAGTATGAAATCAGCCAGCGCTTGTCCCTTGATTGTCGTGCGAGGACAATATTCCAAATCGAATTGTCCCGGGTCCACTGCCCATTTTAACATTCTCCATGATGATTCGGGTTTATGTAGAATATGTCGAAGCGGATAAGCGGTGCGAACTTCTATTCGGTGAGCCTGAAAGTATGGTCTTAGCTTTCGTGCTGCAAGAATAAGTGCGTACACTAGTTTATCCATGTAGGTATATCTGGTTTCTACATCCAACAACCTTTTGCTCACATAGTATATGGGCCACTGGTAGCTTGCTTCTTCCTTTACCAATACCGTGCTGACGGAATATTCCGACACCGCCAAATAAAGAATCAATGTCTCTCCGTCTTCTGGTTTGGCTAACATCGGAGGATTTCCCAACTGctctttgattttcagaaaatctTCTTCACACTCAGG
This genomic interval from Apium graveolens cultivar Ventura chromosome 8, ASM990537v1, whole genome shotgun sequence contains the following:
- the LOC141679160 gene encoding uncharacterized protein LOC141679160; the encoded protein is MKSPTSVKQVQSLTGRIPALNRFVSKSSDRCKEFFKTIKGRGKDFLWTPECEEDFLKIKEQLGNPPMLAKPEDGETLILYLAVSEYSVSTVLVKEEASYQWPIYYVSKRLLDVETRYTYMDKLVYALILAARKLRPYFQAHRIEVRTAYPLRHILHKPESSWRMLKWAVDPGQFDLEYCPRTTIKGQALADFILEFDAEVDDKAIVLAKPTSQGSHWDEKRQELPHPWWILHVEGAVNNNGSGVGIVLITPEGHRLMSAIHFKLYATNNDAEYEALINGLKLALEVGAVNLIVLSDSELVVNQVNGGFQARGPRTELYMRCAQRLLKKISNARLESVPREENSNADALAKMGSQMDSIQLGQIPLGIQEIPSIPEVEVFQMQEIPQESWMTPIHNYIQTGAVPEDKLQVRRLRYQAAKYVEYDGVLFKRGFNQPLLRCVDMKEGNYILREVHEGICGNHSGGGSLALKVLRQGYY